In the Sphingomonas sp. LM7 genome, one interval contains:
- the dapE gene encoding succinyl-diaminopimelate desuccinylase codes for MSSPLIVETLLPDVVELTKALIAAQSITPATGAVFDVLEAALVPLGFAVERFVEGEAPDGPVENLLATRGTAGPHFAFAGHLDVVPPGPGWTADAFSPEIRGDLLYGRGAVDMKGAIAAFVAAAARVPANRKLSLIITGDEEGPATFGTPKLIERMAERGVKPDLCLVGEPTSAHRLGDTIKIGRRGSSVIWIDVPGRQGHVAYPHLADNPIPKLVAALAEIDAIPLDQGNDWFQASNIEATDISTGNPATNVIPGNATARLSVRFNDMQNGPELIARIEAIVQRHAPGAQVRGNVYGEAFLTQPGELSALVAGAIEATLRITPELSTSGGTSDARYLVKLCPVVEFGLINATMHKLDEAVALTDLMGLADVYEEVLRRVGA; via the coding sequence ATGTCGTCTCCGTTGATTGTGGAGACCCTTTTGCCCGACGTCGTCGAACTCACCAAGGCGCTGATCGCGGCGCAAAGCATAACCCCGGCAACCGGCGCGGTGTTCGACGTGCTCGAGGCGGCACTGGTCCCGCTGGGCTTCGCCGTCGAGCGCTTCGTCGAGGGCGAGGCGCCCGACGGCCCGGTCGAGAATCTGCTCGCTACCCGGGGCACCGCGGGCCCCCATTTCGCCTTTGCCGGCCATCTCGACGTGGTGCCCCCCGGCCCCGGCTGGACCGCCGACGCCTTTTCGCCCGAGATTCGCGGCGATCTGCTCTACGGCCGCGGCGCAGTGGACATGAAAGGCGCGATCGCCGCCTTCGTTGCCGCCGCCGCACGCGTACCCGCGAACCGGAAGCTAAGCCTGATCATCACCGGCGACGAAGAAGGCCCCGCCACCTTCGGCACGCCGAAGCTGATCGAGCGCATGGCCGAGCGCGGCGTGAAGCCCGATCTCTGCCTGGTCGGCGAACCGACCTCGGCGCATCGATTGGGTGACACGATCAAGATCGGCCGGCGCGGTTCGTCCGTCATCTGGATCGACGTGCCCGGCAGGCAGGGCCATGTCGCCTATCCCCACCTCGCCGACAATCCGATCCCGAAGCTGGTCGCCGCGCTCGCCGAGATCGATGCGATCCCGCTCGACCAGGGCAATGACTGGTTCCAGGCGTCGAACATCGAAGCCACCGACATCTCCACCGGCAATCCGGCGACGAACGTCATTCCCGGCAACGCGACGGCGCGACTGTCGGTACGTTTCAACGACATGCAGAACGGGCCCGAGCTGATCGCGCGGATCGAGGCGATCGTACAGCGCCACGCCCCCGGCGCGCAGGTCAGGGGCAATGTCTATGGCGAGGCGTTCCTGACGCAGCCCGGCGAACTCTCGGCGCTGGTCGCCGGAGCGATCGAGGCGACGCTGCGGATCACCCCCGAGCTTTCGACCAGCGGCGGCACGTCGGACGCGCGCTATCTGGTCAAGCTTTGCCCGGTGGTCGAATTCGGCCTGATCAACGCGACGATGCACAAACTCGACGAAGCAGTCGCGCTGACGGATCTGATGGGATTGGCGGACGTGTACGAAGAAGTGCTGCGGCGCGTCGGCGCCTAG
- a CDS encoding cupin domain-containing protein: MPKLDLDTIPQTNATGYPAPYADAVQDRWYRRLAPPSSLTEMGVSHVTLKPGAWSSQRHWHADEDEFVVMLAGEAVLVEDGGETLLRAGDCAAFPKGIQNGHHLQNRGTTDCMFVAVSAGPRGSGDYPDIDMQFTPEGYFHKNGTRYETKRLP; this comes from the coding sequence TTGCCCAAGCTCGATCTCGATACAATCCCGCAGACCAACGCCACCGGCTATCCAGCGCCCTATGCCGATGCCGTGCAGGACCGCTGGTATCGGCGACTGGCACCCCCGAGTAGCCTGACGGAGATGGGCGTCAGCCATGTCACCCTGAAGCCCGGAGCCTGGTCGTCGCAGCGTCACTGGCACGCCGACGAAGACGAGTTCGTCGTCATGTTGGCAGGCGAGGCCGTGCTCGTCGAGGATGGGGGCGAGACGCTGTTACGCGCCGGCGACTGCGCTGCCTTTCCCAAGGGCATCCAGAATGGGCATCATCTGCAGAACCGCGGCACTACGGATTGCATGTTCGTTGCGGTCAGCGCGGGTCCGCGCGGCAGTGGCGACTATCCCGATATCGACATGCAATTCACGCCGGAGGGCTATTTCCACAAGAACGGCACCCGCTACGAGACCAAGCGGCTACCCTAG
- a CDS encoding glutathione S-transferase: MLKLIIGNKAYSSWSLRGWLACKQSGLPFDEVVVPLYDADWDKRRAGDEFAPSSGKVPILWDGDAVVWDSLAIVEYLNDKTGGTKFWPQDPAARAMARSMAAEMHSGFASLRRKHGMNIRQVYPPQKPDEDVAQELGRIMELWAQARARFGGGGEFLFGEFGAVDIMFAPVVTRIVTYSLPVPRFAQSYMLAVLQHPFMQDWIAGAQEEDWVIEQFEMPASG; this comes from the coding sequence ATGCTCAAGCTCATCATCGGCAACAAGGCCTATAGCTCCTGGTCGCTCCGCGGCTGGCTCGCATGCAAGCAGTCCGGGCTGCCGTTCGACGAAGTGGTCGTGCCGCTGTACGACGCCGATTGGGACAAGCGCCGCGCCGGCGACGAATTCGCGCCGTCCTCGGGCAAGGTGCCGATCCTGTGGGACGGCGATGCGGTGGTGTGGGACAGCCTGGCGATCGTCGAGTATCTCAACGACAAGACCGGCGGGACGAAGTTCTGGCCTCAGGATCCCGCCGCACGCGCGATGGCGCGATCGATGGCGGCGGAGATGCATTCGGGCTTCGCGTCGCTCCGCCGCAAGCACGGCATGAACATCCGCCAGGTCTATCCCCCACAAAAGCCCGATGAAGACGTGGCGCAGGAGCTCGGCCGGATCATGGAGCTATGGGCGCAGGCCCGCGCGCGCTTCGGCGGCGGCGGCGAATTCCTGTTCGGCGAATTCGGCGCGGTCGATATCATGTTCGCGCCGGTGGTGACGCGGATCGTGACCTATTCGCTGCCCGTCCCGCGTTTTGCGCAAAGCTATATGCTCGCCGTGCTCCAGCATCCCTTCATGCAGGACTGGATCGCCGGAGCGCAGGAGGAAGACTGGGTGATCGAGCAGTTCGAGATGCCGGCCAGCGGCTGA
- a CDS encoding S9 family peptidase produces MLRWGLRLLVAGSLAASTAVAVAQSAEQAAVPLDTAVFAEVPSLEAPEMSPSGKAIAAKVAIEGVQYFAIVPLDGGKPVLVGLGDADLNWWQWVNDDWLVIGIGQLVPFQGDDIYVSRAVSVNALSGKSVNLSGKNAAQDADDLIWSASDGTARILMASQTSVYTSEAGFWPKVDEIDVSTGKRKTVVQGVEGIFNWYADGSGAVRMGYGMSLDGRTRRVIYRAGGKGGFKTIDRARTHRDALTVPAMFLKEPGKAVMIADDEGGYSALYELDLETLAAGKQLFATKGYDIGGLVPDASGFNYLGVRVNENRPGIRWTDPAIEAMHKAVAGKIKGGEPRIVSLSRDRSAAIVHVGGPNAPGAYFIYRAADDAMLFLKMNNGTLGLKRLNPVRTIRYKARDGLEIAAVLTLPFGKKSKLPLIVMPHGGPFARDTEEWDWWTQFLAERGYAVVQPNYRGSSGYGTMFTAKGLGQWGLAMQDDLNDVVTELAKLGIADPRRVCMVGASYGGYAALRAAQRDGALYRCAVAYAGVSDLNRMISHDRNFLGSGARKDWLKMQAPDLKSVSPIHHPGDFTIPVLLVHGKKDRVVPPVHSRTMSQKLKSAGKDVLYIEQPEADHHFTRSEDRLQFLKALEAFLAKHNPA; encoded by the coding sequence ATGCTGCGCTGGGGTTTGCGCCTGTTGGTCGCGGGCAGTCTGGCCGCGTCGACTGCCGTAGCGGTGGCGCAGTCGGCCGAACAGGCCGCGGTGCCGCTGGACACTGCGGTTTTCGCCGAAGTGCCCTCGCTGGAAGCGCCCGAAATGTCCCCCAGCGGCAAGGCGATCGCCGCCAAGGTGGCGATCGAGGGGGTCCAATATTTCGCGATTGTTCCGCTCGACGGCGGCAAGCCGGTGCTGGTGGGGCTGGGCGACGCCGACCTCAACTGGTGGCAATGGGTCAATGACGACTGGCTGGTGATCGGCATCGGCCAGCTGGTGCCGTTCCAGGGCGACGACATCTATGTCAGCCGCGCGGTGAGCGTGAACGCGCTCAGCGGCAAATCGGTCAATCTGTCGGGGAAGAACGCAGCACAGGACGCCGACGACCTGATCTGGAGCGCCAGCGACGGCACCGCGCGCATCCTGATGGCATCGCAGACGTCGGTTTACACCAGCGAAGCCGGGTTCTGGCCCAAGGTCGACGAGATCGACGTATCGACCGGCAAGCGCAAGACGGTCGTCCAGGGAGTCGAGGGGATCTTCAACTGGTATGCCGACGGCAGCGGCGCGGTGCGGATGGGCTATGGCATGTCGCTGGACGGCCGCACGCGCCGGGTGATCTATCGTGCCGGCGGCAAGGGCGGCTTCAAGACGATCGACCGCGCCCGCACCCATCGCGACGCGCTGACCGTGCCTGCGATGTTCCTGAAGGAGCCGGGCAAGGCAGTGATGATCGCCGACGACGAAGGCGGCTATTCGGCACTCTACGAACTCGACCTGGAGACGCTTGCGGCCGGCAAGCAGCTGTTCGCGACCAAGGGCTATGACATTGGCGGGCTGGTGCCAGATGCCAGCGGCTTCAACTATCTTGGCGTGCGGGTGAACGAGAACCGCCCCGGCATCCGCTGGACCGACCCGGCGATCGAGGCGATGCACAAGGCAGTGGCGGGCAAGATCAAGGGCGGCGAGCCGCGGATCGTGTCGCTGAGCCGCGATCGTTCGGCGGCGATCGTCCATGTCGGCGGCCCCAATGCCCCGGGCGCCTATTTCATCTACCGCGCGGCCGACGATGCGATGCTGTTCCTCAAGATGAACAACGGCACGCTCGGGCTCAAGCGCCTCAATCCGGTGCGTACGATCCGTTACAAGGCGCGGGACGGGCTGGAGATCGCGGCGGTGCTCACCTTGCCCTTCGGCAAGAAGAGCAAGCTGCCGCTGATCGTGATGCCGCATGGCGGGCCGTTTGCACGTGATACCGAGGAATGGGACTGGTGGACACAGTTCCTCGCCGAGCGCGGCTATGCCGTGGTGCAGCCCAATTACCGCGGCTCGTCGGGCTATGGCACGATGTTCACTGCCAAGGGCCTCGGCCAATGGGGGCTGGCGATGCAGGACGACCTCAACGACGTCGTCACCGAGCTTGCCAAGCTCGGCATCGCCGATCCCAGGCGTGTGTGCATGGTCGGCGCTTCGTATGGCGGCTATGCCGCGCTGCGGGCGGCGCAGCGCGACGGCGCGCTGTACCGCTGCGCAGTCGCCTATGCCGGCGTGTCGGATCTCAACCGGATGATCAGCCACGACCGCAACTTCCTGGGATCGGGCGCGCGCAAGGACTGGCTCAAGATGCAGGCGCCCGACCTCAAGAGCGTATCCCCGATCCATCATCCCGGCGACTTCACGATCCCGGTGCTGCTGGTCCATGGCAAGAAGGACCGGGTGGTGCCGCCGGTCCATTCGCGGACGATGTCGCAGAAGCTGAAATCGGCGGGGAAGGACGTGCTCTATATCGAGCAGCCCGAGGCGGATCATCACTTCACGCGGAGCGAGGACCGGCTGCAATTCCTGAAGGCGCTGGAGGCGTTCCTGGCCAAGCATAACCCGGCCTGA